A part of Gemmatimonas groenlandica genomic DNA contains:
- a CDS encoding peptidase E, protein MIRREFLVTSALGTAGALANSMGGAERLVHDATGVTEYDHEPMAPMRTERATRKILIAGGGFRTGFIKYMAELTGKARPRICYLPSASADSPQSALGFYASCAPLNVEPFVQNVFIESLSQKQGWDEVLLSMDAIVASGGNTLNQQAIWKAQGIDQVLRTAWDRGIVLGGASAGSLCWFEEGTTDSRPKALSIVKCLGFLPGSHSPHYDAEAGRRPLYQKLIGSGEMKPGYACDNDAGIYFEETAVKRVVSTRKEAKVYYVSVTNGKVSERTLEPDAI, encoded by the coding sequence ATGATTCGACGGGAGTTTCTCGTGACTTCAGCGTTGGGAACAGCGGGCGCGCTCGCCAATTCGATGGGCGGCGCGGAGCGACTCGTGCATGACGCAACCGGCGTGACCGAGTACGACCACGAGCCCATGGCACCCATGCGCACCGAGCGCGCCACGCGCAAGATTCTGATCGCCGGTGGCGGATTCCGTACGGGCTTCATCAAGTACATGGCCGAGCTCACCGGCAAAGCGCGGCCGCGCATCTGCTACCTGCCGTCGGCGTCGGCCGACAGTCCGCAGTCGGCGCTCGGCTTCTACGCCTCGTGTGCGCCGCTCAACGTCGAGCCGTTCGTGCAGAACGTGTTCATCGAGAGCTTGTCGCAGAAGCAGGGATGGGATGAGGTGCTGCTGTCGATGGACGCGATCGTGGCGTCGGGTGGCAATACGCTGAATCAGCAGGCGATCTGGAAGGCACAGGGCATCGACCAGGTGCTGCGCACGGCGTGGGACCGCGGCATCGTGCTGGGTGGGGCGAGCGCCGGGTCGCTGTGCTGGTTCGAGGAGGGGACCACCGACTCGCGCCCCAAGGCACTGTCGATCGTGAAGTGCCTCGGCTTCCTGCCGGGCAGCCATTCGCCGCACTACGACGCCGAGGCGGGGCGCCGTCCGCTGTACCAGAAGCTGATCGGGTCGGGCGAGATGAAGCCCGGCTATGCCTGCGACAACGATGCCGGCATCTACTTCGAGGAAACGGCCGTGAAGCGCGTGGTTTCCACGCGGAAGGAGGCCAAGGTGTACTACGTGAGCGTGACGAACGGAAAGGTGTCGGAACGCACTCTGGAACCCGACGCGATCTAG
- the ettA gene encoding energy-dependent translational throttle protein EttA codes for MAPQFIYVMKALRKVVPPSRIILDDIWLSFYPGAKIGVLGPNGAGKSSLLRIMAGVDTEFQGEAWAHKGTRIGYLAQEPELDASLDVRGNVELALKAQRDALNEFNEISLKFAEPDADFDALIDRQGKLQEYIDQHDLWNLDNKIEVAMDALRLPPGDADVTKLSGGEKRRVALCKILLEEPDMLLLDEPTNHLDAESVAWLEHHLERYTGTVVAITHDRYFLDNVAKWILELDRGKGVPYEGNYSGWLEQKQARMALEEKQASTRQKTLQRELEWVRMSPRARQAKNKARLTAYEDLASEAQQDRAMQNEIVIPPAPRLGNDVVIAKGLKKSYGDKLLFDNLSFDLPRAGIVGIIGPNGAGKTTLFRMINGLETPDGGGLKVGETVEISYQDQSRTLEGKRTLWEEISGGRESIAVGKREMNSRAYAASFNFKGADQQKLVANLSGGERNRLHLAKTVLQGGNLLLLDEPTNDLDVDTLRALEDAVLDFSGCAVIISHDRWFLDRVATHILAFEGDSETVWFEGNYGAYIEDLKRRKGPDADMPTRIKYKKLVRS; via the coding sequence ATGGCTCCGCAGTTCATTTACGTCATGAAGGCGCTGCGCAAGGTGGTTCCGCCTTCGCGCATCATCCTCGATGACATCTGGTTGTCGTTCTACCCTGGCGCGAAGATCGGTGTGCTCGGTCCGAACGGTGCCGGTAAGTCGTCGCTGCTGCGCATCATGGCGGGTGTCGATACCGAGTTTCAAGGTGAGGCGTGGGCCCACAAGGGCACGCGCATCGGCTATCTGGCGCAAGAGCCGGAGCTGGATGCCTCGCTTGACGTGCGTGGCAACGTGGAACTCGCGCTCAAGGCGCAGCGCGATGCGTTGAACGAGTTCAACGAGATCTCGCTCAAGTTCGCCGAGCCCGATGCGGACTTCGATGCGTTGATCGACCGTCAGGGGAAGCTGCAGGAGTACATCGACCAGCACGATCTGTGGAACCTCGACAACAAGATCGAAGTGGCCATGGATGCGCTGCGCCTGCCGCCGGGCGACGCCGACGTCACCAAGCTGTCGGGTGGTGAGAAGCGTCGTGTGGCGCTGTGCAAGATCCTGCTGGAAGAGCCGGATATGCTGTTGCTCGACGAGCCCACCAACCACCTCGACGCCGAAAGCGTGGCGTGGCTGGAGCACCATCTCGAGCGGTACACCGGCACCGTGGTCGCCATCACCCACGATCGATATTTCCTCGACAACGTGGCGAAGTGGATCCTCGAGCTCGATCGTGGCAAGGGCGTGCCGTACGAGGGCAACTACTCCGGCTGGCTGGAGCAGAAGCAGGCCCGCATGGCGCTCGAAGAGAAGCAGGCGAGCACGCGTCAGAAGACGTTGCAGCGTGAGCTCGAGTGGGTGCGTATGTCACCGCGAGCGCGTCAGGCCAAGAACAAGGCCCGTTTGACGGCGTACGAGGACTTGGCCAGCGAAGCGCAGCAGGATCGCGCGATGCAGAATGAAATCGTGATTCCGCCGGCGCCGCGCTTGGGTAACGACGTCGTGATCGCGAAGGGGCTCAAGAAGTCGTACGGCGACAAGCTGCTGTTCGACAATCTGTCGTTCGACCTGCCGCGCGCCGGCATCGTGGGGATCATCGGCCCGAACGGTGCCGGTAAGACCACGCTGTTCCGCATGATCAACGGGCTCGAGACGCCCGACGGTGGTGGGCTCAAGGTTGGTGAGACGGTCGAGATCTCGTATCAGGATCAGTCGCGCACCCTCGAAGGCAAGCGCACGCTGTGGGAAGAGATCTCGGGCGGACGCGAGTCGATTGCCGTGGGCAAGCGCGAAATGAATTCGCGCGCGTATGCGGCGAGCTTCAACTTCAAGGGCGCCGACCAGCAGAAGCTGGTGGCGAACTTATCGGGTGGTGAGCGCAATCGACTGCACCTCGCGAAGACGGTGCTGCAGGGTGGCAACTTGCTGCTGCTCGACGAACCGACGAACGATCTCGACGTCGATACGCTGCGCGCGCTGGAAGACGCGGTGCTGGATTTCTCCGGCTGCGCGGTGATCATCTCCCACGATCGCTGGTTCCTGGATCGCGTGGCGACGCACATTCTGGCGTTCGAAGGCGATTCGGAGACGGTGTGGTTTGAGGGGAACTACGGCGCGTACATCGAAGACTTGAAGCGCCGCAAGGGCCCGGATGCGGATATGCCCACGCGGATCAAGTACAAGAAATTGGTGCGCTCGTAA
- a CDS encoding Spy/CpxP family protein refolding chaperone, translating to MKAIYVLGMGAALLAAPLYAQSTAAPRKPATMPMKKMQPMPPSEDMMAMMMSGGMKAKTDVASISLSLRESLDLTADQVARFTALQASSQAEMMQHMAAHAEGMQSAAVLTEAAAPDLTAYESALRAAANHMVLEHLAMARADVEARAVLTPIQRDRLVLARRVMKEMHAGMMKEMKAEMMKDGKAKMGAMPPG from the coding sequence ATGAAGGCGATCTACGTGCTGGGAATGGGCGCCGCGCTACTTGCCGCGCCTCTGTACGCCCAGAGCACCGCCGCGCCGCGGAAGCCCGCGACTATGCCGATGAAGAAGATGCAGCCAATGCCGCCGTCGGAGGACATGATGGCGATGATGATGAGTGGCGGCATGAAGGCCAAGACGGACGTGGCGTCGATCAGCTTGTCGTTGCGCGAGTCGCTGGACCTCACGGCGGACCAGGTGGCACGATTCACCGCGCTGCAGGCATCCTCGCAAGCCGAGATGATGCAGCACATGGCGGCGCATGCAGAGGGGATGCAATCCGCGGCGGTCCTCACCGAAGCTGCCGCACCAGACCTCACGGCGTATGAGTCGGCGCTACGCGCGGCGGCGAATCACATGGTGCTGGAACACCTCGCCATGGCGCGCGCGGACGTCGAGGCACGAGCGGTACTGACGCCCATCCAACGGGACCGACTCGTGCTGGCCCGCCGCGTCATGAAAGAAATGCACGCCGGCATGATGAAAGAGATGAAGGCCGAGATGATGAAGGATGGGAAAGCAAAGATGGGAGCGATGCCGCCGGGCTAG
- a CDS encoding four-helix bundle copper-binding protein, with product MCSDACLDEKDIAMMRSCIRLDRDCADACVAAIRVMSRGGPLSAEMCRACAEACEACAMECEKHASMSEHCRLCAEACRTCADACRQMAA from the coding sequence ATGTGTTCGGACGCGTGCTTGGATGAGAAGGACATCGCCATGATGCGCTCATGCATCCGGCTCGACCGCGACTGCGCGGACGCGTGCGTGGCGGCAATCCGCGTGATGAGTCGCGGCGGTCCGCTGTCGGCCGAAATGTGTCGGGCTTGTGCCGAGGCGTGCGAGGCCTGTGCCATGGAATGCGAGAAGCACGCGAGCATGTCCGAACACTGCCGACTCTGCGCCGAGGCGTGCCGCACGTGCGCGGACGCCTGCCGACAGATGGCAGCGTAA
- a CDS encoding SDR family oxidoreductase gives MSKSTPASTVLVTGGGSGIGAGLAAAFHARGAKVIIAGRTRERLVAVAAKHRGMEIEVVDVADPDEVGALAARISTGFPTLDTVINNAGIQTQFDFTRAEAADPSLLGREVDVNLKGLIFVANAFLPLLKRQSNARLIHIGSGLGYVPLASVPVYSATKAAVHSFTISLRRQLADSSVHIVEIIPPVVETDLHRSQSLKPPRAMKLDAFIAAAMAGLDAGRTEIPVGLAKVLRITSRIAPGLFLNIVNKRRG, from the coding sequence GTGAGCAAGAGCACGCCTGCATCAACTGTTCTTGTGACCGGCGGCGGCTCCGGCATCGGTGCCGGTCTTGCCGCTGCATTCCATGCGCGCGGCGCGAAAGTGATCATCGCTGGGCGCACACGTGAACGCCTTGTCGCAGTCGCCGCGAAACATCGCGGCATGGAAATCGAAGTCGTCGATGTGGCTGATCCCGATGAAGTGGGGGCGCTCGCGGCGCGCATCTCGACGGGATTTCCGACGCTGGATACCGTGATCAACAACGCCGGTATTCAGACGCAATTCGATTTCACGCGAGCAGAAGCGGCCGACCCTTCCCTATTGGGCCGAGAGGTTGACGTGAACTTGAAAGGTCTGATCTTCGTGGCGAATGCCTTCTTGCCGTTGTTGAAGCGGCAATCGAACGCGCGACTGATCCACATCGGGTCGGGACTCGGCTACGTGCCGCTGGCCTCTGTTCCTGTGTACTCAGCGACAAAAGCAGCCGTCCACAGCTTTACGATTTCATTGCGGCGTCAGCTCGCTGATTCGTCCGTGCACATCGTGGAAATCATTCCGCCTGTCGTCGAAACGGATCTCCACCGAAGCCAAAGCCTCAAGCCTCCCCGAGCCATGAAGCTCGACGCCTTCATTGCGGCCGCGATGGCAGGTCTTGACGCAGGTAGAACCGAGATCCCTGTCGGTCTGGCAAAAGTGCTCAGGATCACCAGTCGCATCGCACCCGGGCTGTTCCTGAACATCGTGAACAAGCGCCGAGGCTGA
- a CDS encoding VOC family protein has product MAIVPHTIDLVVADMTAAMVFYRTLGLDVPDVGPEEAQVQVSTLGGATLGFVTEELMKGHNPHWVQPVGQRVTFACRCDSANELDETYARVVAAGYEGRQEPWDAPWGQRYAMVGDPDGNRVDLFAAISEEGEE; this is encoded by the coding sequence ATGGCAATCGTTCCTCACACCATCGATCTCGTCGTTGCCGACATGACAGCGGCGATGGTCTTTTACCGGACGCTCGGCCTCGACGTGCCTGACGTCGGGCCCGAAGAAGCCCAGGTGCAGGTCTCAACCCTTGGTGGAGCGACCCTCGGCTTTGTCACCGAGGAGCTGATGAAGGGGCACAATCCGCACTGGGTACAGCCGGTGGGCCAGCGGGTCACCTTTGCATGCCGCTGTGACTCCGCGAATGAACTCGATGAAACGTACGCTCGCGTTGTGGCGGCGGGATATGAAGGACGGCAGGAACCATGGGACGCTCCGTGGGGCCAGCGGTACGCCATGGTCGGTGATCCAGACGGAAACCGAGTCGACCTTTTCGCCGCTATCAGTGAGGAGGGAGAAGAGTGA
- a CDS encoding TetR/AcrR family transcriptional regulator, translating into MAKSRVIGRPRSEKSREAILDAAFRVLVARGYAGFTIEAVAAEANSGKTTVYRWWPTKGDLAAEAFFHATTEELQLPESASAQADFRMQITELATLLRGERGQALAAMLGGARTDSALGRALGERWLEPRRRWGMARMLRAESKGQLRADVQPGAALAVLYGPLYAPLLFGGEVPNAESVQAYLDVACRGIFTDP; encoded by the coding sequence ATGGCAAAGTCAAGAGTTATAGGACGCCCGCGTAGCGAAAAGTCCCGCGAGGCTATTCTCGATGCCGCTTTTCGGGTGTTGGTCGCGCGCGGCTACGCGGGCTTCACGATCGAGGCCGTGGCCGCCGAGGCGAATTCGGGAAAAACCACGGTGTATCGGTGGTGGCCAACGAAAGGCGATCTCGCCGCCGAGGCGTTCTTTCATGCAACCACGGAAGAGCTGCAGCTGCCCGAGAGCGCTTCAGCGCAGGCTGATTTTCGCATGCAGATCACGGAGCTCGCGACGCTATTGCGCGGTGAGCGCGGGCAAGCCTTGGCCGCCATGCTCGGCGGGGCACGCACCGATTCGGCACTAGGGCGAGCCCTTGGCGAGCGATGGTTAGAGCCGCGCCGTCGTTGGGGCATGGCTCGTATGCTTCGCGCTGAATCGAAAGGCCAGCTGCGGGCAGACGTGCAACCGGGCGCCGCCCTTGCCGTGCTCTATGGGCCGCTCTATGCCCCTTTGCTGTTCGGTGGTGAAGTGCCAAACGCCGAATCTGTTCAGGCATATCTCGACGTTGCGTGCCGCGGAATCTTCACCGATCCGTAG
- the rlmN gene encoding 23S rRNA (adenine(2503)-C(2))-methyltransferase RlmN: MALPDISSRRDLYSLTRAELQQQLVQWGLKPVHAARLWKYLYIDLVSSLDEMPELLPALAARLRAEMTLGVLPTTLETASSDGFTRKYLLSLPDAATIETVLMRFTGRVTACVSSQVGCAMGCVFCATGQMGYTRHLTPGEIVAQVVHVARVLRGEAPAGAVRRQTRHGLGTRLRNVVLMGMGEPLHNYDAVMQAIDILLDPNGPSLAAGRITLSTVGVVPGILRMAAEQRPVHLAVSLHAATQGERAALVPSARKWPLDELMAACRTYSATTGRRIFYEWTLIEGQNDGVDQARAVGALLRGLPAHVNLIPLNPTTGYDGAPTRTEAATRFKQVLAEEFGLPSTVRQRRGIDIAAGCGQLAVQAR; the protein is encoded by the coding sequence ATGGCCTTGCCCGACATCTCCTCGCGACGCGACCTCTACAGCCTTACGCGCGCTGAGCTCCAGCAGCAGCTGGTGCAATGGGGCCTCAAGCCGGTGCATGCCGCGCGGCTGTGGAAGTATTTGTACATCGACCTCGTGTCGTCGCTTGACGAGATGCCCGAGCTGTTGCCTGCGTTGGCCGCGCGTCTGCGAGCGGAAATGACCCTGGGCGTACTGCCCACGACGCTCGAGACGGCGTCGAGCGATGGATTTACGAGAAAGTATCTGCTGTCGCTCCCGGACGCGGCCACCATCGAGACCGTGCTGATGCGCTTCACGGGGCGCGTCACCGCCTGCGTGAGTTCACAGGTGGGCTGCGCTATGGGGTGCGTTTTTTGTGCGACGGGACAGATGGGGTACACGCGTCATCTCACGCCGGGGGAGATCGTCGCGCAGGTCGTGCATGTGGCGCGTGTGCTGCGCGGCGAAGCGCCCGCTGGCGCGGTGAGGCGCCAGACGCGCCATGGGCTCGGCACTCGCCTGCGCAACGTGGTGCTGATGGGGATGGGCGAGCCGTTGCACAACTACGATGCGGTGATGCAAGCGATCGACATTCTGCTTGATCCCAATGGTCCTTCGCTCGCCGCAGGACGCATCACGCTCAGCACCGTGGGTGTCGTGCCGGGCATTCTTAGAATGGCAGCGGAACAGCGTCCGGTGCATTTGGCTGTCTCGCTTCACGCGGCCACCCAGGGCGAGCGGGCGGCGCTGGTGCCTTCCGCGCGCAAGTGGCCGCTCGACGAACTGATGGCCGCGTGCCGTACGTACAGCGCGACGACCGGTCGCCGCATCTTCTACGAGTGGACCTTGATCGAGGGGCAGAACGACGGCGTGGACCAGGCGCGCGCCGTGGGTGCGCTGCTGCGCGGGTTGCCGGCGCACGTGAACCTCATTCCGCTCAATCCGACCACTGGCTACGACGGCGCGCCGACGCGCACCGAGGCGGCGACTCGCTTTAAGCAGGTGTTGGCGGAGGAGTTCGGGCTGCCGAGTACGGTGCGCCAGCGGCGCGGGATCGACATTGCGGCCGGCTGCGGGCAGCTGGCGGTGCAGGCGCGCTGA
- a CDS encoding DUF3253 domain-containing protein: MTNDAITDMIAQLLNARAADASICPSEVARALAPDQWRALMPQVRAVAADLALAGALRITQGSVEIAPGAVLAGLTRGPLRLRRAP; the protein is encoded by the coding sequence ATGACGAACGACGCCATCACCGACATGATCGCGCAGCTGCTCAATGCGCGCGCTGCCGACGCCTCCATTTGCCCCAGCGAAGTCGCCCGCGCGCTGGCACCGGACCAGTGGCGCGCCCTTATGCCACAGGTTCGCGCCGTCGCCGCCGATCTGGCACTCGCGGGCGCACTCCGCATTACGCAAGGATCGGTGGAGATCGCACCAGGAGCGGTGTTGGCGGGTCTCACCCGAGGCCCGCTCCGGCTGCGCCGCGCGCCCTAA
- a CDS encoding amidase, which yields MTDPLSRRAFTQLVGAAAVTGALPSVLSANTPAMTAPHAMPADELTSLSATELAARIRRKSVSAREVLEAHLARIERVNPTVNAIVTLVPEQARAWAKAADERQARGEPLGPLHGLPVAHKDLVDTAGIRTTKGSLLYKDNVPTTDALIVQRIRSAGAITLGKTNTPEFGAGSNTFNAVFGATKNGFNLQKTVGGSSGGAACALNCNLLPIADGSDTGGSLRNPGAWNNIVGFRPSPGRVPDDDGSWSPLSTSGPMARSVEDVALFLSAIAGVHAPDPSSLSDDPAGFRRPLAANMKGKRIAWFTNMGGLPFEPEITRVLNANRQAFIDMGCIVEDAEPDFSGVDEAFPALRHLTYHTGYAKLSRDNPSLFKDTVKWEIAEAERQGAVDVARANARQAQMYRHVSQFFAKYDAYVCPVTQVEPFDITTEYPTTVAGVTMPTYIDWMRSAWYVTFMQCPAISVPAGFSANGLPVGAQIVGKPRGDWALLQLAHAFEQATGHGKQRPVF from the coding sequence ATGACCGACCCACTCTCCCGCCGCGCCTTCACCCAACTCGTCGGTGCCGCGGCCGTCACCGGCGCGCTACCAAGCGTACTCTCCGCGAACACACCCGCCATGACCGCACCACACGCCATGCCCGCCGACGAACTCACGTCGCTCTCGGCCACCGAGCTCGCCGCGCGCATTCGTCGCAAAAGCGTGTCGGCCCGCGAAGTGCTCGAAGCGCACCTGGCGCGTATCGAGCGCGTGAACCCGACGGTGAATGCCATCGTCACGCTGGTCCCGGAGCAGGCACGCGCGTGGGCCAAGGCGGCGGACGAACGTCAGGCGCGCGGTGAGCCGCTCGGGCCGCTGCACGGATTGCCGGTCGCACACAAGGATCTCGTCGACACGGCAGGCATCCGCACCACCAAGGGTTCGTTGTTGTACAAGGACAACGTGCCGACGACCGATGCGCTGATCGTGCAGCGCATCCGTTCCGCCGGAGCCATCACCCTCGGCAAGACGAACACACCGGAATTCGGCGCCGGCTCGAACACCTTCAACGCGGTATTCGGCGCCACAAAGAACGGGTTCAACCTGCAGAAAACCGTGGGCGGCTCGAGTGGCGGCGCGGCCTGCGCACTCAACTGTAACTTGCTGCCGATTGCCGATGGCAGCGACACCGGCGGCTCACTGCGTAATCCGGGGGCATGGAACAACATCGTCGGCTTTCGTCCGTCTCCGGGGCGCGTACCCGATGACGACGGCTCGTGGTCGCCGCTCTCCACCAGTGGCCCGATGGCGCGCTCCGTTGAAGACGTGGCACTCTTTCTGAGCGCTATCGCCGGTGTGCACGCACCCGACCCTTCGTCGCTCAGCGATGATCCGGCCGGCTTCCGCCGACCGCTCGCCGCCAACATGAAGGGCAAGCGTATCGCGTGGTTCACGAACATGGGCGGACTGCCGTTCGAGCCGGAGATCACACGGGTGCTCAACGCCAACCGCCAAGCGTTCATCGACATGGGCTGCATCGTGGAAGACGCCGAGCCTGATTTCAGCGGCGTCGACGAGGCATTCCCGGCGCTGCGGCATCTGACTTACCACACCGGCTACGCGAAGCTATCGCGCGACAATCCCTCGCTGTTCAAGGACACCGTGAAGTGGGAGATCGCCGAAGCCGAACGGCAGGGCGCCGTGGACGTGGCCAGGGCCAACGCGCGGCAAGCACAGATGTACCGGCACGTGTCGCAGTTCTTCGCGAAGTACGATGCGTACGTGTGTCCCGTCACGCAGGTAGAGCCGTTCGACATCACCACCGAGTATCCCACCACCGTCGCCGGCGTCACGATGCCGACCTACATCGACTGGATGCGCAGCGCGTGGTACGTGACCTTCATGCAGTGCCCGGCCATCAGCGTTCCTGCTGGCTTCAGCGCCAACGGCCTCCCCGTCGGCGCACAGATCGTCGGCAAACCGCGCGGCGACTGGGCATTGCTACAGTTGGCGCATGCCTTCGAGCAGGCCACGGGGCACGGCAAGCAGCGCCCGGTGTTCTAG
- a CDS encoding cupin domain-containing protein, with product MPLLHATDHQSFDIPGTRFTGLAAPSRGASETATWRLNVQPGTAGTPHRVTREEIFVALSGTAQATLNGEVLDIPAGDTLIVPASSTFALANPYDAPFEAIAIFPVGGEFVVGDAAPFTLPWAR from the coding sequence ATGCCACTGCTTCACGCGACGGACCACCAATCGTTCGACATCCCCGGCACCCGATTCACCGGACTCGCGGCACCCAGTCGCGGGGCGTCGGAGACCGCCACCTGGCGGCTGAACGTACAGCCCGGCACAGCCGGCACGCCTCACCGCGTCACGCGCGAGGAAATCTTTGTCGCGCTTTCTGGTACGGCGCAGGCGACGCTGAACGGAGAAGTGCTGGACATCCCCGCCGGCGACACGCTGATCGTGCCCGCGTCCAGTACGTTCGCGCTCGCGAATCCCTACGACGCCCCGTTCGAGGCGATCGCGATCTTCCCCGTCGGCGGCGAGTTCGTCGTCGGCGACGCGGCGCCATTCACGCTGCCCTGGGCACGATGA
- a CDS encoding MarR family winged helix-turn-helix transcriptional regulator encodes MTSPHPAIDLGVLLNLAYGAFVARLQTAMAKAGFQDLGPSFGYVFRVLDEGPASLVTVATRLQMTSQGALKIVADMEAKGYVERRHDPDDARVRTVALTSRGRKALQTARRFHATFEAQLATHVGASHAAILRSTLERIVSNATDDGIELTARPS; translated from the coding sequence ATGACAAGCCCCCATCCGGCGATCGACCTCGGTGTCCTCCTCAACCTCGCGTACGGCGCGTTCGTGGCCCGACTGCAGACGGCCATGGCGAAAGCCGGATTTCAGGATCTGGGCCCGTCGTTCGGCTACGTGTTTCGCGTGCTCGACGAGGGTCCGGCGAGCCTCGTGACCGTCGCCACGCGATTGCAGATGACGTCGCAGGGCGCGCTCAAGATCGTGGCCGACATGGAGGCGAAGGGCTACGTGGAACGGCGCCACGATCCCGACGATGCGCGCGTGCGGACGGTGGCGCTCACGTCCCGCGGCCGAAAGGCGTTGCAGACCGCGCGACGCTTCCACGCGACTTTCGAAGCGCAGCTCGCGACCCACGTCGGCGCATCGCACGCGGCCATCCTGCGCAGCACGCTCGAGCGGATCGTCTCAAACGCCACGGACGACGGCATCGAGCTCACGGCACGCCCGTCCTGA